One segment of Spiroplasma cantharicola DNA contains the following:
- the smpB gene encoding SsrA-binding protein SmpB encodes MGEHVLLKNKKAYFNYEILDSWEVGIVLTGPEIKSIRNKDVSIEESFVLIRKGQVEILNMNIKNYEFANNIKLDATRNRILLLHKSEIKKIIKRVQLENLTLVPLKLYLKDNLAKLELGLAKGKREIDKRETIKKRDIERRLNKIK; translated from the coding sequence ATGGGTGAGCATGTATTATTAAAAAATAAAAAAGCATATTTTAATTATGAAATACTTGATAGTTGAGAAGTTGGAATAGTTTTAACTGGGCCAGAAATAAAATCAATTAGAAATAAAGATGTTTCAATTGAGGAATCATTTGTTCTTATTAGAAAAGGTCAAGTGGAAATTTTAAATATGAATATAAAAAATTATGAATTTGCAAATAACATTAAATTAGATGCAACTAGAAATAGAATTTTACTCTTACACAAAAGTGAAATAAAAAAAATAATAAAAAGAGTGCAACTTGAAAATCTTACATTAGTTCCTTTAAAATTATATTTAAAAGATAATTTGGCTAAGTTGGAACTTGGATTAGCAAAAGGGAAAAGAGAAATTGACAAAAGAGAAACAATTAAAAAAAGAGATATTGAAAGAAGATTAAATAAGATTAAGTAA
- the secG gene encoding preprotein translocase subunit SecG, whose protein sequence is MNLLAGTASQQTLANQIILGFEILGLIVSILMIIVGLVQNKSSQTGLSALNGGNDELFSNSKERGMDKTTSIWMFSLGITLFIITIVMGIISNTVLS, encoded by the coding sequence ATGAATTTACTTGCCGGAACAGCGTCACAACAAACACTAGCAAATCAAATAATTTTAGGTTTTGAAATTCTTGGATTAATCGTATCTATATTAATGATAATTGTTGGTTTAGTACAGAATAAAAGTTCACAAACTGGATTGAGTGCTTTAAATGGTGGTAATGATGAATTATTCTCTAACTCAAAAGAAAGAGGAATGGATAAGACTACATCAATATGGATGTTCAGCTTAGGAATTACACTATTTATAATTACAATTGTAATGGGAATTATTTCAAACACTGTTCTAAGTTAA
- the rnr gene encoding ribonuclease R has protein sequence MKNIILERLKKKEKMHLNDLINNMNEKYESVTDALRILQEDHLIGWSKENVIYFVGEKYKIGSIKINDKGFGFIKELNSEDDDFFVPPNGLNGSISSDEVIFTVQKENDDRFKANVEDVILRTKTSLIGEIRKSNCGRFMDFIPNEPGFKNYRIVLVNSKDYKLKEDLIIKVKILDVRDRKLFTRIQKIIGDANKAIDRIISIAYEFEIKPEFNKLTLDNAIEVAKPIDYKDEKIKRRLSNSLINKNLVTIDGADSKDLDDAIYVEKTNNGYKLIVAIADVSYYVTPFSPLDNTALFRGNSVYLANKVIPMLPEKLSNGVCSLNPNEEKLCMVAEMDFDLKGNVISKKVYESIMISKARLTYKEVNELYNNNKVEIKKEIIDMLMTAKELHEIIDLERSNRGAIEFDIAEPKIILDKDSNVIEIAKRGRGISEKLIENFMVSANECVASIIFEKKLPFIYRNHDVPKEENLIEWHSILRALGVNVKLTDLDKINPKMIKQALSQIESQITDSTERDVINVTLLKFMEKAAYELENIGHFGLASACYTHFTSPIRRYSDLIVHRFLKQYLISKDLREQKLEQNKNFVLKACAIINDTEKQAVSAEREVNKVCMAEYMQSKIGQEYEGIVAAVLKFGIFVQLENCVEGLIHISELPDFTFEEKTNIMVNKQNKIFRLGQKIKIKVKNADVKKRIIDFVLV, from the coding sequence ATGAAAAATATAATATTAGAGCGGTTAAAGAAAAAAGAAAAAATGCACTTAAATGATTTAATTAATAATATGAATGAAAAGTATGAAAGCGTTACTGATGCTTTAAGAATACTTCAAGAAGATCATTTAATAGGATGAAGTAAAGAAAATGTTATTTATTTTGTGGGTGAAAAATATAAAATTGGGTCAATAAAAATAAATGACAAAGGTTTTGGTTTTATAAAAGAACTGAACAGTGAGGATGATGATTTTTTTGTTCCTCCAAATGGACTTAATGGTTCTATATCTTCTGATGAGGTAATTTTTACTGTTCAAAAGGAAAATGATGATAGATTTAAAGCAAATGTTGAAGATGTTATTTTAAGAACAAAAACATCTTTAATTGGTGAAATAAGAAAAAGTAATTGTGGTAGATTTATGGACTTTATACCAAATGAACCAGGATTTAAAAATTATAGAATTGTATTGGTTAATTCAAAAGATTATAAATTAAAAGAAGATTTAATTATAAAAGTCAAAATATTAGATGTAAGAGATAGAAAACTTTTTACAAGAATTCAAAAAATAATTGGTGATGCAAATAAAGCAATAGATAGAATTATTTCAATTGCTTATGAATTTGAAATAAAACCAGAATTTAATAAGCTGACATTAGATAATGCAATTGAAGTTGCTAAACCAATTGATTATAAAGATGAAAAAATTAAAAGAAGACTTTCAAATTCTTTAATAAATAAAAATTTAGTGACAATTGATGGAGCGGATTCAAAAGATCTAGATGATGCAATTTATGTTGAAAAAACAAATAATGGATATAAACTTATTGTTGCAATTGCTGATGTAAGTTATTATGTAACTCCATTCTCACCTTTGGATAATACAGCTTTATTTAGAGGAAACTCTGTTTATTTAGCAAATAAAGTAATACCAATGTTACCTGAAAAATTATCTAATGGAGTTTGTAGTTTAAATCCAAATGAAGAAAAATTATGTATGGTTGCAGAAATGGATTTTGATTTAAAAGGAAATGTAATAAGCAAAAAAGTATATGAATCAATTATGATTTCAAAAGCACGTCTAACTTATAAAGAAGTTAATGAGCTATACAATAATAATAAAGTGGAAATTAAAAAAGAAATTATTGATATGTTAATGACTGCAAAAGAGCTTCATGAAATTATTGATTTAGAAAGATCAAATAGAGGAGCAATTGAATTTGATATTGCAGAACCAAAAATAATATTAGATAAAGATTCAAATGTCATTGAAATTGCAAAACGTGGAAGAGGTATTAGTGAAAAACTTATTGAAAATTTTATGGTAAGTGCAAATGAGTGTGTGGCAAGTATCATCTTTGAAAAAAAATTACCTTTTATTTATAGAAATCATGATGTTCCAAAAGAAGAAAATCTTATTGAATGACATTCAATTTTGAGAGCTTTAGGAGTAAATGTTAAATTAACTGATTTAGATAAAATTAATCCAAAAATGATTAAGCAAGCTTTAAGTCAAATTGAAAGTCAGATAACGGATTCAACTGAAAGAGATGTTATTAATGTAACTCTATTAAAATTTATGGAAAAAGCTGCTTATGAATTGGAAAATATAGGACACTTTGGATTAGCAAGTGCTTGTTATACACATTTCACAAGTCCAATTAGAAGATATAGTGATTTGATTGTTCATAGATTTTTAAAACAATATTTAATTTCAAAAGATTTAAGAGAACAGAAATTAGAACAAAATAAAAATTTTGTTCTAAAAGCTTGTGCTATTATTAATGATACAGAAAAACAAGCTGTTTCTGCCGAAAGAGAAGTTAATAAAGTTTGTATGGCTGAGTATATGCAATCTAAAATTGGTCAAGAGTATGAAGGAATTGTTGCTGCAGTATTAAAGTTTGGGATTTTTGTACAACTAGAAAATTGTGTTGAAGGTTTAATTCATATTTCAGAGTTACCTGATTTTACTTTTGAAGAAAAGACAAATATTATGGTAAATAAACAAAATAAAATATTTAGATTAGGTCAGAAAATAAAAATTAAAGTAAAAAATGCAGATGTTAAAAAAAGAATTATAGACTTTGTGCTTGTTTAA